DNA sequence from the Melitaea cinxia chromosome 25, ilMelCinx1.1, whole genome shotgun sequence genome:
ggtctgggtgttgtgcttgtgtattgtatgtgtttccggacccccaacacaggagaaaatactACTGGGCGATCCGTGGAGTGTGAAGcgcttattaattaatttaattttcatttacagATATGCATAGAGGAGTTCGAAAACAACAAAGATCTAGTCAACCATATAAAAACTGATCATTTGTACAGTTCGAAGAACGCTTACCGAGTTGAACGTGAAATATTTGTCTGCGATTACTGCTGcgatatattctttaataaatcCCACCTCATTGTGCACATAGCACggaaacatataaaaaatcagAATACACAGAAAGTAGAATGTCCACGATGTAGTGTGAAATTAAGACTCAAACAAATGTGGATACACTTCCACAAGCACATGGCTCAGAGTATTTCTACTTGTCGATTATGTTTTACAAAGTGTAAGAACAGACGGGAATTGAAACGTCACCTTAGTACCCGCGGGCACTGCTTCAAATGCGATATGTGCGGTTACAACTCAAAAAAATCCGAACTATTCAATCAGCACATCGCGGATAATCACAAGCGAAAAAATCCAAACGCTGCAACAACGGAAGActataaaaagtatttcataCCGAGAAACGATGTCATCGCCGGCAAGGGTCAGATTGTGACGATATTCCGTGGTGTGTCTGTCGGTAACCGGGTTAAAATATGTATACTCTGTAGGGAGATTTGTGTCCGTCAGCGGCATATGATGAATCACATAATGTACGATCATTTTACGCAGGACGTACCGttgaaaaatgaatataaatgttCGTGCGGTCTTGCTTACAGTAATAAAGTTCTGTTGACGCATCATATTTTTAAAGAGAAAGGTGATCACAGGGTTTTGAAAGAAAATGAGCCGTTGACTTGGGAAAGATTTGTCTCCGTGGAGTACTAAGTTTGGTCATCAATAttgtatgttataattatttgctCACAAGCTACTAAAAAGTGACTCCagttacatcgataagtaatacaatgtgGGTAGTGAAAAATaaccgtgtggtgtcgtgggacaccagataggaacgaagttccttattataaaatattaatttcaagttctattcgaggtataaagaaaataattattcggatatacattttttgttatgatttttttatcgataaaaatcaaaaaaactactttacataataattatcttaacacctttatttacaatgatttataaaaatatattataattatcgaatgatataataataatatcaaactgcaataataataacagtcatcacgtagactatacattagacactgtatagccactatacataaaaatcttacgctttttttaaacgttacggacgttttttgtgGCCTAGGGTACCCCTCTGCAATGCCTCATAAGCAACTTTTACCAAAGTACATTTGAATTAAGAACTTgttccttttttcgaagtctgTTGAAAATCTTCTCATTCGTCGTATCTCGTACTAAGCTAAGATCAATTtgccaatattttttatgtagagccctttatttttattctgaggtgcttttatatataaataaaataagtgtgtgcatgcaattcacacacggcagaagcgAAACTTCTTTAAAATCATAGAAAGGTAGGCCAgcataatgtattctatctcattctcttctATACATTTATCTGTTTGTTTCATTTCCGTGACGCATTTACGTTTCATCAAAAATTCGAATCACAGCGATtctaagaagtttcacttcaaaatttCACTGTAATGTAATGAGTAACGTATAGCTAACTAGGTTTAGTGTTAGTTCGGCTCATGTGCCACACAACACCAATTGTATCCATAACAAGTGACTTTTCGTCGGTAAAGAGATATGGACATGATTAATAGTTAGAAAGTAATCAGTAGTGTAACTTGTTATATCCTGTTAGGCCTTATTGGATTCTACTCCTTacaaatcgattttcatataaggtatgagaataatataaaaagtactaTATACCGAATGAATGACTTCGTTACGTTTctcataacgccatctatcggaaccctattgggttatttgattcgtttatttaccatttgatatggtatccgttttcttagactagtaagtcttttttgtgcctatttagacagtcgatctgaaggagtaaatgCCAGTCGTGtctcggagctgacacacatttttaaaatatttttaagtataataatatttaatgtaattgtgACTGAGATCTTAGAGTATAGCTATTTTATAGTACTTACGACTCGAGGACACCGATtgttaataatgatttttttaattgtaaatctgttgatctttttttttatttatttttattattgtatatatatttgtactttGGTACATTTTCCgacatttgaaataaaatttgaaaaatccaAAGAAAAATTCATAAGTTAGTGTAAAGGCACGCCTCCAAGTTTTGTTTCTTAGATTATTTATACCTTGTTAGTTTACcactcataaaaatattatttataactgagCTTTCGTATTGACAGTTGAGTTACTAgctcaaagataaaaaaatgtaaattacacatatacatatggGCGACCCGCCCCaacttcgcacgggtgcaatgctgatactaaatataaaataaatataatatatgcgcagaaaaatgtgtttatttacgatatcacattagaaacctctaaaacaaTCACTGTTcccctattatatatatatatatattttttttttacaagtgatatacatccacgggcttatgaacccatgtcctttcatttttattctaaaaacatgccgttttttttttttttttttcatggtagcctctattatattatgcatgtactcatattatacacataaaccttcCTGTGGAATCTATTTACctaagaaaactgcatcaaaatctgttgcgtagttttaaagatctaagcatacagacaacgggaagcgactttgttttatattatgtagtgaTAATATATACACTACatatacattatttcatacatatACGATATACAGGATGTCCGGTAAAGAGTACGACATAAAAAGCTGGAGGTAGATGAAAGGCTAACCtacaacatattaaaaaataaccttAGTAAAAGTTTCACCGTTTTtaagatattcaatttttttgtactttttttggaaaaaaagacatttttttaatctattttttgttactgtacgtaaaaaaatactacatattgtttttatttttatgtcaaatacTCTCAAGCGgttgatttattatttcaaatatcattTTCGGTAATCACAGTTATGGAACGTcgacaaaaacaattaatactttgtattttatttttgaaaattgatTTACGCAACTTTGGTCTCCAgccctaaaaaaaaaaaaaatgtcaaaaaaactgCCACTGCCTATTATAGCAATAAATTACCTGTTTTATTGGGAATTTAGAAAGGTATAACAATCGTACCTATTctgaaaagtaaaaaagtaatttttcggCTGTAGAAAGACATTAACAATTAAATCCGATATTggaattgaaattaaaatgaaaactttaACTGATTATTTACGTGCTTAAATCTACAAAAGCGTTGAATAatctcaaaaaatattatttgcgcATAATTTAGTGACAATACTTAAAGGAATGAGGCTACGCTACTACCTGCATTCACCTTGACTATCAAAACTAAAACACCGATGACTATTTTTATCTCTCTTTGCgtgtgtaaattttatttgctgTCTTGCTCGCACCGTAGTCAAAACGGCTTCACATCCAAAAGGGTAATTCTAAGTGTATGTATGGGGTAATTAGTCATTACGATTCATACCGGTGACTTGTGCGCTCATTCTCTTCGCAACTCTCGTGTTTTGTTTCCATATTAACTAATTGCTTTGAACTTGGACTCTGATTTGTAAAACTATTTGGATATTGTTGAAAGTGATTTTACTTACCTACGTTTTGCACACCTTTGGACTTTGTTTTACTTTTGTGATTGGATTCCGTTAAATTTTGGCCATGGCATCACCATCCGGTATGTACACGTCGCATGAATATGCGGATATGCACTTAATTTATGGTGAAGCTCGGTGCATATTGCAATTTCTGAAGGAAGGATTCCTGGAAAACGTAATGGCTGTATTACTTGGCTTGCATTGTTCGACGATGATATTGTCTTAAGCGAAGTCGAAACAGATCCATCAACATCAGTGAGAATTATTGAAAGACGTACAGGGATACCGAAATCCACAGCCCACGGAGTCTTGCAACGACATGCGTTTCACCCCTATCACGTACAGAAAGTTCAAACTTTGCAATCAAGGGATTACCCCGACAGAGTAACATTTTGCCGCGAAATGCTAGACAGGCACCGATCTGATCcagacttttttaataaaatcatttggAGCGACGAATCTGCATGCAAGCAGGACGGTTACTTCAATATTCACAATCTCCATAGTTGGCAGACATTTAATCCGCATGAAATGAAAGAAGGTCGGTCACAAtaacagtttaaaataaatttgtggaCGGGGATTATAATTGTCAAATTTTAGAACCCGTCGAACTGCCGCTAACTATTAATTCTGAGAATTATTTAGAGTTTTTGGAGAGATAGTTACCACATTTGTTACAAGACGTCTCGCTGGAGTTGCGGCGTACGTTGTGGTACCAACACGATGGCTGCCCTGCTCACTACGGCCGTCAAGTGAGAACACAGACCAACGGCACCACGCCGAACACAGACCAACGGCACCACGCCGATGGCTTGGCCGATCGGGCGCAATAGAGTCCACGATCGCCCGATCTAAATCcccttgattttttttactggggctgcttaaaagataaaatttataataaaacaatacagaACGAAGAACACTTACGTGAGCAAATATTTACAGCTGCTCAAGAAATTTGAAcattaaatcttagaaaattaAAACGACAATGTTTAAAAAGGTGCAGAGTCTGTATCAGTGTGGAGGGCCACCAATTTGAACACTTATTAAATGTTACTGATATTtagtatttgttataaaatgtttgcctgtcttaaatgtgtgttttatttaacttttcttttagtTACTTAACTCTTTTGAGCACATTCACTGCGCACTGATTCATTTGAGTAATATACCGTTTAATTCATGACTTTTAATAccgaaaataacaaataaatattaaatgttattttaaatctcAAAGAAATCTTAAATTGACTTAAGTTTTCAGTAGTAACACTGTTAtgcattgaaattaaattattgatcaAATTTAATCGTTATTGGTAAACTCTCCCTTACAGCAGTAAAAATtctctaactttttttttacttttcaaaatAGGTGCCATTGTTATTCCTTTCTAAGTTCCCAATAAAACAGGTAATTTATTGCTATAATAGGCAGTGGCAGTCTAGTACATTTTTTCTCAGGGCTGGAGACCAAAGTTGAGTAAATCaatgttcaataaataaaatacaaagtattAATTCTTTTTATCGACGTTCCATAATTGTATTTACCGAAAATggtatttgaaataataaatcaacCGCTTGAGAgtatttgacataaaaataaaaatatgtagtattttttatgcacagcaacaaaaaatagataatgttttttttccaaaaaagtacaaaaaaattaatatcttaaaaacggTGAAACTTTTACTAaagcaatttttaatatgttgtaGGTCAGCCAATCATCTAATTCCCCCTTTTTTCGTCGTACTCTTTAccggacaccctgtatattacataaacaaataggtactacataatatattgcgGAGATGAAATTTAAGATTTAAGTGACAAAAATAAGCCtctagatattttttaaaacaggaTAAAGATTAAACTAGCCTTATAGAAAGGGGAATAGAGTTCCAAAGctgtacagctttaacagaaaaggagtttgaataaaatgAACTAGTATGGAAAGGAGTTTTGAGTattaaggttgaagatgacctgagTGAACGCTCATGAGTGTCACACAGAAACTCAAACCGATTTTTTAGGTAAGGAGGAGTATTTGGATGGAAAAGTACACAATAAAGTTAAGAGGATGAGATTCTTGAAaagctcaagcttatttaactgctcctctttaagatctaGGTAATCAATATTATCTAAGGGAAATCTGTTATTGGCTATACTATATAGCATATACCTAGCTGTAAGGTTCATTGTTTGtaaagctgttggttttctaaataaaaaaaaagatcagcatagtcaagaactGGTAGTAgaagtgactgtgctaacgcaattATAGGTAGGTATAGGAAGGAAGTATTGAAGGCGGAGGAGGGATCCGATAGCTGCGAATAATTTGCAATTTAACTCGGTTAATGTGTCCACGAGCGGTGACTGTCAGATATTACACTCAAGGATTTTTACTTTTCAATAGGCTTCTAAGTTAAGTTTCatgactcaaaaaaaaaaaaaaaaattgcatgcgtacaaagtacacatgtcagaagggaaacttctttggcaaactaattaaaaaaaaaaacgaattgaataattgaaaaaagaaattgtaCGAACTATTTACTGCCATCTATCGTTAACTAGACCACATTTCGTATCTCGAATTTCTTTAATACGCTTTACTTGCTTTACTTTAAGTATCTATTCTAATAAACATTGAGTTTCATAATGTAATCTATAAATTTCTATGTTAagctaaattataaaaaacttacaatgagaataaattatatcgtcaaaattcttttaacgacattttataaatatttaattttagcgtCATCTAATCAGATTGCAATGAATACTATCGATATAATGTAACTAACTGCCTTTGTACTTTTTATAGCAGGCGCTAGGTAGCTCTACTTACCAAAAACAacatacattttgtatttaaattaaaataaattcaaaatatcacGGTAGTTTccgtaaatagttaaaattagagttttctatttattttcaaatttatcatatgtaaaatgtaaaaaattagaaaacaaacaaaaaccgGAGGAGGTGTTCACCCATCCAAGTAATGACTGCGctcgacgttgcttaacttcggtgatcggacgagaacaggtgtattcaacgtggtatgtaagaagttatatttcattggctagctaacttcacgttgctaacttcttagTTGACTAGCTAGCAGCTaatgctggatataggcctccacgagttcgcgccaaaaatggcgcgaactcatgtgttttacacatagtcaccacgctaggcaggcgggttgatgaccgcagggctggttttgtcgcactgaagacgctgctgcccgtcttcggcctgtgtattttaaagccagcagttggatggttatcccgctatcggtcagctttataagttccaaggtggcagtggaactgtgttatcccttagttgcccttacgacacccacgggaaaagagggagtggctatattctgtatggccgtaaccacacagttaaAAGGGGGGAGggttaaggggggttaataatatatatggcgaaacaacgtttgcgggatcagctagtaagtattttataataaggaacttcgtttttttttctttgttacaaTGTTTAGGGCAAGgttatgtaatgatgataatgacaaCATTGAAACCACAAAAAAGGTATAACTCAACATATATTACCCTTGGCACACATATTTAATAGCTTGATTAATAAGTAGGTTGATAAACTAATAGAAACCTTCATATTAATCTTATGCtattaaaaataagcaaaaaaagtgtgtgtgtacttatgtacgcacgtaagaagttatacttcattgtctaacttcacgttgctaacttcttcttcattgtctaacttcacgttgctaacttcttcttcattgtctaactaacttcacgttgctaacttcttcttcattgTCTAACTAACTTCACGTcgctaacttcttcttcattgTCTAACTAACTTTACGTTGCTAACCttttcttcgttgactagctaacttcaggacGTCCGTTTTTTTGGAACAGTGTGCgggcgcatcgtaaaaatttactcatcATTATTCCCTATCGCgccaaaagaaaaataacttcACTGAAATAGGTCGGTAGAATCTTCGTTCATATTACATATGGTATTATGttcatccgccaacccgcattggagcagcgtggtggattaagctctaatccttctcctacatggggaaagaggcctatgcccagtagtgggatattacaggctgaagcgtaatatgtTCATTTATTCACATtacatggattgtacctgtcgctctggcggttgcggattcgatccccgcacatgacaaacatttgtattggccatacaggtatttgccgtggtctgggtattttgtacaattctagtggggtctccccatcgtgcctcggagagcacgttaagccgtcggtcccggttgttatcacgtacacctgatagcgatcgttactcgtagtagggaatatatccgccaacccgcattgtagcagcgtggtggattaagctctgatccttctacatggggaaagaggcctatagtagtgggatattacaggctgaagcgagcgattcatattacaattttttttaagttacaatgGGACTGGCGTGTCCGTgtaggacaaaagtccctaaaattattttaaaaactatataaatgttttaatttctttaacatAGCTTAAATATCATtgacatatgtatattaaaaaataaaaaggatttaaaaGGGTCATGGTCCTGATTTTTTTCAGAGTAACTTCGTTGTTTCTTGTCGATTattctttgcagaatctacattccgaatcgatggttgCTTCGcttttaactattaattaaaaaattaagacaaaTATGGTTTTTATATGTGAAATGACGATTCACAGCTGTTGGAacactatttgaataaagtgatttttgattttgatttttccaTGCAGAAACTcggttttttatactttaaaacttttctCTGTGTGAAGAAACGTTTAATGTGTGCGTTCCACTAAAGGCTTGCAACGCCGTCGACCACTCGACCACGAAAAAAACGTCGTGGGCTTTGTAGGCGAATTTTATAATTGGAACGCATATTTGTGCGCTGTCAGGTCAGCGctgtgctcgcaatatggcggcatggtgAAAACGGGCAGCTGTGGGGATTGTTAGTTAATATTATGTCGCATGAATTggagtaaaatttaattcaagatGGATTCCCGTGAatttatcgttgcgtttttgACGAATCGAATGAGAGAACATttacaatttgacattgacagtttgtttttttttcaaattctcgCCACGTTTTGATTAAAGTCACTTAAAAGGAACGATAGAATAGGCATTATAAACGTTGCGGCCGTATAGTGGAACGCACACAAAGTGATGTAAACAAATGGGGCGTAAACTTATTACGTACTTAGGTATTTAAAGCTTAGAAAGAAACACGATGctgttagtattttttaatttggtaagggcatttttttaattacagagGTAGCAAACGAACATTACAAAATATCGCATTAACGTTCTCGACCCCCCCACCAACTCCCCAGCGATTCTCTTCCTTACTCACACAACACGCAACACACGCGTGCAACACGAGACTACTTGAGACTTAAAGGTATGAAAAACGAGTTTGCTCTAGACTactcgactgaagtaaaacttctgcccaacaggcctgcactgtcttagatatacgaaacgtaactggctatgagaggaagagagaaataaaatgtgCGCTCGCACCTCTTTGCTCCTTTCGCTTTacccgatcacgcttttcgtaatgctaacgtcacgcattcaccagcttagtcCCCAAGTGAAGTTTAAAGAAGTTTTCtttcaaaaatgttaacaatttaaaaccTCATAATAAACAAGTGATGTCGCGTGCGCCGTCTACTCATTGTAAACTGTTTCTATCATGCCATATCTTTGAAACTCAACATTGACTTTTTATTCAGGGACACTTAATTAAACATTAGcatgtaaataaacatacattttattgttacgGAGAGTATAAAAACGACGCTGTGTTCCTCTCTTAAAAATGTTCACGTGGTGATTGTGAAAATGGTTTCAGACAAGCTTCTAGTTTTGGTGGCCTTAGTAAGTAACTTATTtacttctttattttaatatctatataggtatataataattgtgttcgctggtaaacgaaaaaaaaaccgacttcaattacatcgacaagtaatacaacgtaggtagacgaaaaaatagtcaagtaaatacgcattatcaaagattactccaaaagttgtacctaatcagatctcgatgaaactTAAATGTGACCGCATgataaatttcagctttctattaaattcaaaatcatcaaaatcggtacacccagaaaattttgattaatctttgataacgcgtatttacttgactattttttcgtcgatctacgttgtatcacttgtcgatgtaattgaagtcggttttttttcgtttacgagcaaatacaattattttgcgTATATTTGTTAGTCtgagaaacaaataaaaaaatgcttcacactcaccGGCCTCtaaattttctcctgtgtcggggtcccGGAACAGACAcagtacacaagcacaaacgcccagaccacggcaaactaTATGGCCGTAACAAATGTCTGTtgtgtgtggggatcgaactcgtgcccgccagcgcaacagccagtgcagtGTCATCATGTACTGTGACCAGCGGTCAATGCTTCGTCAATCAAAGATCGTAGAAATAGTTCGTAAACCTTTATGCCTCTAGGTaaactgaggtagtacctcgaccttacagaagttgtgttcttgttgatgagtaaggtgaccagagctcctggggggggggggggattgggtcggaaacgcgcttgcgatacttctggtgttgcaggtgtctataagctacggtaatcgcttaccatcaggtgagccgtacgcttgtttgccgacctagtgacataaaaaaaggtgATGAAGATGTTCTCCAGAATTTCGTGTTTTATGTTTCaagtattttttcatttttttttcagtttgctACGGTATCTTGCATTTCCCACTACCGGCACGATCGTGGCGAAATCGAGAAAGTGGTAAgagaaaaaggttttttttaaccgacttccaaagaaggaggaggttctcaattcgtgtgcatttttttatgtatgttacctcagtacgtttgactgggtgaaccgattttgatcaaaAGCCGATGCTTGTTTtgcggtcccatttaaatttgattaagatctgataactactttatgATGAATGTTTGATAACGCCTTTTTACTTGACTAGATTTTCGTCTtatttgtcgatttaattgaagccGACGTTTTGcgtgtaaacacaattatattaattcaaaatttctaAAAAGTTTCCATCATTATTACCCTCATACGTTTAAACGCGGTAATACAATGAGCAGACAAAATCGTTATGGTCCGGGAGCCAGTGACAGATTTTCATGACCAATTTCCTCCCAATCGTAACTTCGTAAAATGCattagaattatattattaatattatgaactagctgctgcccgcgacgtcgtctgcgtgaacgctatacagcaccaaaaatacctacgattataccttttaaaataacatccatttacccgtttcttctttacatttcatatctacagaaaaatctcatagctggcgctgctttaaaattgtcttttctccttatattcatttaattatgtttatcggcctaagttacttagcttatatagcatgcttattaacataataacaacaaaattcaaatatgcgtccttagattacacgttgttacagaatgcgttgaagaaataaaggctcactgctcgttccccgtaggtgataacgtgataatatgtagcctatatgttgacccgactccTTAATAATATTGGTGCCAAATTTGAAgcaaatccatgcagtactttttgagtttatcccggacatacatacagacaaacagacaaaaattctaaaaactatatttttgtcttcggtatcgattgtagatcacaccccaagtattcttttaaaaaaatgcacagttttgactttcctaccattttattatatgtatagatacttTACCTCCTATCTTgaaggaaaaataaagtcagctgaCCATAATATGGTGGATTATACATCAGCTGGCTGATtgaacacgaaaaaaaatttatattttcaatgaaTTCCTATCAACTAAAAATTTACCTGATGATAAGCTTATATGTTactatgaatgaaaattaatgtgTAATAGTGGGAggaaattagtaataaaaacctttttg
Encoded proteins:
- the LOC123666130 gene encoding zinc finger autosomal protein-like → MFRSGKDVVRVEGNTHNNICGDELYGCKYCSEGGWSSETEVEIHKSLLHMKDLKHKLNKRKTVCSICIEEFENNKDLVNHIKTDHLYSSKNAYRVEREIFVCDYCCDIFFNKSHLIVHIARKHIKNQNTQKVECPRCSVKLRLKQMWIHFHKHMAQSISTCRLCFTKCKNRRELKRHLSTRGHCFKCDMCGYNSKKSELFNQHIADNHKRKNPNAATTEDYKKYFIPRNDVIAGKGQIVTIFRGVSVGNRVKICILCREICVRQRHMMNHIMYDHFTQDVPLKNEYKCSCGLAYSNKVLLTHHIFKEKGDHRVLKENEPLTWERFVSVEY